One stretch of Leisingera caerulea DSM 24564 DNA includes these proteins:
- a CDS encoding NAD(P)/FAD-dependent oxidoreductase, with protein MEADYAVIGGGVVGLSVAWGLLRRGKRVTVLDGDDGSFRASRGNFGLVWVQSKGMKQPRYACWSQQSAAAWAGFAAELEDGTGRSVGLQQDGGYDLHFSEETLYATVAQYDALKDKLGGNYPYEVLGRNALSREEPHIGPKVAGAILHHQDGHANPLRLLVSLADDVRRLGGTVLNGKTVTGVSKPDAFKVQCSDGTTVTAAKVVLSAGLGAMELGPKLGFKAPVRPQRGQVLITEKLPKLINRPSLIARQVDEGGIQIGATNEEVGLDDSVTQPGLSGLAAEAIAAYPALARAQLVRSWGALRILSPDGLPIYQESPEMPGAYLVTCHSGITLAAAHALFLPDWLEGTAAAPDLEVFSEDRFPVS; from the coding sequence ATGGAAGCAGATTATGCAGTGATCGGCGGCGGCGTTGTCGGCCTGTCCGTGGCCTGGGGGCTGCTGAGGCGCGGCAAGCGCGTGACGGTTCTGGACGGCGATGACGGGTCGTTCCGCGCCAGCCGCGGCAATTTCGGCCTGGTCTGGGTGCAGTCCAAGGGCATGAAGCAGCCGCGCTATGCCTGCTGGAGCCAGCAGTCCGCCGCGGCCTGGGCCGGGTTCGCCGCCGAGCTGGAAGACGGCACCGGCCGCTCTGTCGGGTTGCAGCAGGACGGCGGCTATGACCTGCATTTCTCCGAAGAAACGCTGTATGCCACCGTCGCGCAATATGATGCGCTGAAGGACAAGCTGGGCGGCAACTACCCTTACGAGGTGCTGGGCCGCAACGCACTCAGCCGCGAGGAGCCGCATATCGGCCCCAAGGTGGCGGGCGCGATCCTGCACCACCAGGACGGCCACGCAAACCCGCTGCGCCTGCTGGTGTCGCTGGCCGACGACGTGCGCCGCCTGGGCGGAACGGTTCTGAATGGCAAGACCGTCACTGGGGTTTCTAAGCCGGATGCGTTCAAGGTCCAGTGCAGCGACGGCACCACGGTCACGGCCGCCAAGGTCGTGCTGTCCGCGGGCCTTGGCGCGATGGAGCTGGGCCCCAAGCTGGGCTTCAAGGCGCCGGTTCGGCCGCAGCGCGGCCAGGTGCTGATCACCGAAAAGCTGCCGAAACTGATCAACCGCCCCTCGCTGATTGCCCGCCAGGTTGACGAGGGCGGCATTCAGATCGGTGCCACCAACGAGGAGGTCGGGCTGGACGACAGCGTGACGCAGCCGGGTCTGTCCGGACTGGCTGCCGAGGCCATCGCGGCCTATCCGGCGCTGGCCCGCGCGCAGCTAGTGCGCAGCTGGGGCGCCCTGCGCATCCTTTCGCCCGACGGCCTGCCGATCTACCAGGAAAGCCCCGAGATGCCGGGCGCTTACCTTGTCACCTGCCACAGCGGCATCACCCTGGCCGCGGCCCATGCGCTGTTCCTGCCCGACTGGCTGGAAGGCACCGCAGCCGCCCCTGATCTGGAGGTGTTCAGTGAAGACCGATTCCCCGTTTCTTGA
- a CDS encoding (2Fe-2S)-binding protein translates to MKTDSPFLELVDDAPRVRVWFDGQPLDLPAGANLAAALLAAGVQVFRHTPVSGAPRAPFCMMGACFECLVETGGRVQQACMLEVEEGMKIARPHEAEANDAAL, encoded by the coding sequence GTGAAGACCGATTCCCCGTTTCTTGAGCTGGTGGACGATGCCCCCCGCGTGCGGGTCTGGTTCGACGGCCAGCCGCTGGACCTGCCCGCAGGCGCCAATCTGGCCGCCGCGCTGCTGGCCGCTGGCGTGCAGGTGTTCCGCCACACGCCCGTGTCGGGCGCGCCGCGGGCGCCGTTCTGCATGATGGGCGCCTGTTTTGAATGCCTGGTGGAAACCGGCGGCCGCGTGCAGCAGGCCTGTATGCTGGAAGTGGAAGAGGGCATGAAAATAGCCCGCCCGCATGAGGCGGAGGCAAACGATGCAGCACTGTGA
- a CDS encoding FAD/NAD(P)-dependent oxidoreductase has product MQHCDLAIIGAGPAGMAAAAEAARQGLSVTLLDEQNRPGGQIYREVDRAAGPRGAILGQEYLHGATLTAGLGQAGITHLSGAVVWAIEDGFRISFIRDGRGEQVEAARVILATGALERPMPLPGWTLPGVMTAGAAQILLKQSGVLPRRAVLAGSGPLLYLIAAQMVRAGTPPLALVETQTAASPLAAARHLPGALRGWRYLAKGLKMLAEIKRAGVPRYTGATDIAVAGSTRADAVTFRSKGQEHRISCDTALLHHGVVPNTQTARSINVPHVWSEAQQCFVPEVGSWGETGKDGVLIAGDGAGISGAMAAEYAGRIAALKAAEELGRITAPERDRLAAPLFSRRSRETAVRPFLDAAYPPYAGAVRPADSTIVCRCEEVTAGDIRSYAKLGCLGPNQAKAFGRAGMGPCQGRYCGLTVTALLAEANGQTPDETGYYRIRPPIKPVTLGELAAMDDSSATAAE; this is encoded by the coding sequence ATGCAGCACTGTGATCTGGCCATCATCGGCGCGGGTCCAGCCGGCATGGCCGCCGCTGCCGAGGCAGCCCGGCAGGGTCTGAGCGTCACCCTGCTGGACGAACAAAACCGCCCCGGCGGGCAGATCTACCGCGAGGTGGACCGCGCCGCGGGCCCGCGCGGCGCCATTTTGGGGCAAGAGTATCTGCACGGGGCAACCCTGACGGCGGGCCTCGGCCAGGCTGGGATCACGCATCTGTCAGGTGCCGTTGTCTGGGCCATCGAGGACGGCTTCCGCATCTCCTTCATCCGCGATGGCCGCGGTGAACAAGTGGAGGCCGCGCGGGTCATCCTGGCCACCGGCGCGCTGGAGCGTCCGATGCCGCTCCCCGGCTGGACCCTGCCGGGCGTGATGACCGCAGGTGCAGCGCAGATTCTCCTGAAACAATCCGGCGTGCTGCCGCGCCGCGCCGTGCTCGCCGGGAGCGGGCCGCTGCTTTACCTGATCGCGGCGCAGATGGTGCGGGCGGGAACGCCGCCGCTGGCCCTGGTCGAAACACAGACCGCCGCCAGCCCGCTGGCAGCAGCCCGCCATCTGCCCGGTGCGCTGCGCGGCTGGCGTTATCTGGCCAAGGGCCTGAAAATGCTGGCAGAGATCAAGCGCGCCGGCGTGCCGCGCTATACCGGCGCAACGGATATCGCGGTGGCGGGCAGCACCCGGGCCGACGCGGTGACCTTCCGCAGCAAGGGGCAGGAGCATCGCATCTCCTGCGATACCGCGCTGCTGCATCACGGGGTGGTGCCGAACACCCAGACCGCGCGCTCGATCAATGTGCCGCATGTCTGGTCCGAAGCGCAGCAGTGCTTTGTGCCCGAGGTCGGCTCTTGGGGCGAAACCGGCAAGGACGGTGTTCTGATTGCCGGCGACGGCGCGGGCATCAGCGGCGCCATGGCGGCCGAATATGCAGGCCGGATCGCAGCGCTGAAAGCGGCAGAGGAGCTGGGCCGGATCACCGCGCCGGAGCGCGACCGCCTGGCCGCGCCGCTGTTCAGCCGGCGCAGCCGGGAAACCGCCGTGCGCCCGTTCTTGGATGCGGCCTATCCGCCCTATGCGGGGGCTGTTCGGCCTGCGGACAGCACCATCGTCTGCCGTTGCGAGGAGGTCACCGCGGGCGACATCCGCAGCTATGCCAAGCTTGGCTGCCTCGGCCCGAACCAGGCCAAGGCCTTCGGCCGCGCAGGCATGGGGCCGTGCCAGGGCCGCTATTGCGGGCTGACCGTGACTGCGCTGCTGGCCGAGGCCAACGGTCAGACCCCGGATGAGACGGGTTACTACCGCATCCGCCCGCCGATAAAACCCGTGACACTGGGCGAACTGGCAGCGATGGACGACTCCTCCGCCACTGCCGCTGAATAG
- a CDS encoding RidA family protein: MIERIETGPRMSKIVKHNGVAYLCGQVGDGADVAEQTRDCLSRVEALLGQAGSSPQQILQAIVWLADMKDFAEMNAVWDAWVPQGHAPARACGEAKLARPDLKVEIIVTAAC, translated from the coding sequence ATGATCGAACGGATCGAAACCGGCCCCCGCATGAGCAAGATCGTGAAACACAACGGCGTGGCCTATTTGTGCGGCCAGGTCGGGGACGGCGCCGATGTGGCCGAACAGACCCGCGACTGCCTGTCCCGCGTCGAGGCGCTGCTGGGACAGGCAGGCTCCTCGCCGCAGCAGATCCTGCAGGCGATTGTCTGGCTGGCCGACATGAAGGATTTTGCCGAGATGAACGCGGTCTGGGATGCCTGGGTGCCGCAAGGCCACGCCCCGGCGCGGGCATGCGGCGAGGCCAAGCTTGCGCGGCCGGATCTGAAGGTGGAAATCATCGTGACCGCCGCTTGCTGA
- a CDS encoding App1 family protein, which produces MLKHALHRTALHAENLLDRLLPRRPRSGADLVIDPYIGYATPEHLIVRGRVLTRLRRSSPRDGQGVLRNVRQMISLFLTDEAAGITVCQEDATAVSDEEGYFQLPLPPGRAPGWHDIPVAIADGGAQTACPVLIPRPDARFLVISDIDDTVMQTSAYSLVRNLWTTFSGNALTRRVFPDSAALLRQLSEDGRNPVYYVSSSPWNLHAFLAQVFRQADLVRGPMFLRDLGLSETQFISAGHGSHKGQSIDLLLNAHPELPAVLIGDTGQKDASIYGAAVRRHPGRIAAVLLRVPADGLSAEDERDLAKLRETGITVFAATSFEGAAQQLDMETAALMAAEQGPGGL; this is translated from the coding sequence ATGCTCAAACACGCCCTGCACCGCACCGCCCTGCACGCCGAAAACCTGCTGGACCGGCTGTTGCCGCGCAGACCGCGCAGCGGTGCTGACCTTGTGATCGACCCCTACATCGGGTACGCCACGCCGGAGCACCTGATCGTGCGCGGCCGTGTCCTGACCCGGCTGCGCCGCAGTTCCCCCCGCGATGGCCAGGGCGTGCTGCGCAATGTGCGGCAGATGATCTCGCTGTTCCTGACGGATGAAGCCGCTGGCATCACCGTCTGCCAAGAGGATGCCACCGCGGTCAGCGATGAAGAGGGCTATTTCCAGCTGCCGCTGCCGCCGGGCCGGGCACCGGGCTGGCATGACATCCCGGTTGCAATTGCGGATGGCGGCGCACAAACCGCCTGCCCGGTGCTGATCCCGCGTCCGGACGCCCGGTTCCTGGTGATCTCGGATATCGATGACACGGTTATGCAGACCTCCGCCTATTCGCTGGTGCGGAACCTGTGGACAACCTTCAGCGGCAATGCGCTGACGCGGCGCGTTTTTCCGGATTCAGCGGCCTTGCTGCGCCAGCTGTCGGAGGACGGCCGCAATCCTGTTTATTATGTCAGCTCGTCCCCCTGGAACTTGCACGCCTTTCTGGCGCAGGTGTTCCGCCAGGCAGACCTGGTCCGCGGCCCAATGTTCCTGCGCGACTTGGGGCTGAGCGAGACACAGTTCATCTCTGCGGGCCACGGCAGCCACAAGGGGCAAAGCATCGACTTGCTGCTGAACGCGCACCCGGAGCTTCCTGCGGTGCTGATCGGCGACACCGGGCAGAAAGACGCCTCCATCTATGGGGCAGCGGTGCGCCGCCATCCGGGACGGATCGCCGCGGTACTGCTGCGGGTGCCCGCAGACGGGCTCAGCGCGGAGGACGAACGCGATCTGGCAAAGCTGAGGGAGACCGGCATTACCGTGTTTGCCGCCACCAGTTTTGAAGGCGCAGCGCAGCAGCTGGACATGGAAACCGCCGCCTTGATGGCGGCGGAGCAAGGGCCGGGCGGGCTCTGA
- a CDS encoding formate/nitrite transporter family protein yields MTPTDKHLLAEEEKEREAVEEATGLSAKLIFETIRLEGEEELRRPVRALWWSGLAAGLLISFSVWGEAILRSSLPEGDWRFIVENLGYSLGFVLVILGRMQLFTENTITTVVPVTLSPTWKSLGRTGRLWGVVLAANVVGAFIAAAFLAFTPVMSAPMAEAMVELSHHATGMPWAEGLVRGIPAGVLIAALVWMLPQANGSALPLIIIITWLIALGDFTHIIAGSVEMAFLMVQGELSLGPAVFRFFLPVLAGNVIGGTAVFTLLTWAQIRPEVEEAKEKRNGGLKT; encoded by the coding sequence ATGACCCCCACTGACAAGCACCTGCTTGCGGAAGAGGAAAAGGAACGCGAGGCAGTGGAAGAGGCCACCGGCCTGTCCGCCAAGCTGATTTTCGAGACTATCAGGCTGGAAGGCGAAGAGGAACTGCGGCGCCCGGTGCGGGCGTTGTGGTGGTCCGGCCTGGCAGCCGGGCTGCTGATCTCCTTCTCGGTCTGGGGCGAGGCGATCCTGCGCTCCAGCCTGCCGGAGGGCGACTGGCGGTTTATCGTAGAAAACCTGGGCTACAGCCTGGGGTTTGTGCTGGTCATTCTGGGCCGGATGCAGCTGTTCACGGAAAACACCATCACAACTGTTGTGCCGGTGACGCTGTCGCCGACGTGGAAATCCCTCGGGCGCACGGGCCGGCTGTGGGGCGTGGTGCTGGCAGCAAATGTCGTGGGCGCCTTTATCGCTGCCGCCTTCTTGGCGTTCACACCGGTCATGTCCGCCCCGATGGCTGAGGCGATGGTGGAGCTGAGCCACCACGCGACCGGCATGCCGTGGGCCGAGGGGCTGGTGCGCGGCATCCCGGCGGGCGTGCTGATTGCGGCGCTGGTGTGGATGCTGCCCCAGGCCAATGGCTCGGCGCTGCCGCTGATCATCATTATCACCTGGCTGATTGCCCTTGGGGATTTCACCCATATCATCGCAGGCTCGGTCGAGATGGCTTTTCTGATGGTGCAGGGCGAACTGTCCCTGGGCCCGGCTGTGTTCCGCTTTTTCCTGCCGGTGCTGGCAGGCAATGTGATCGGCGGCACCGCGGTGTTCACCCTGCTGACCTGGGCGCAAATCCGGCCAGAGGTGGAAGAGGCGAAAGAAAAGAGGAACGGCGGGCTGAAAACCTGA
- a CDS encoding MATE family efflux transporter gives MARSDLTEGPVWRALARVSAPMSLGILAVLSIGLADAYFLGQLGGAPLAAVGFIYPVTTALASLAIGLSAGANAAVSQALGREDEDSAVARMSLHAAGLGLLLSVLVALAFFALHGQIFGLMGARGEVMAEISAYVPLWALSFPFLVLMMLVNALFRAHGNAVHASLFMMLAAAVNIALNPLFIFGWGPVPAMETGGAALATLAGRVAAAAGAIAFAVHAGYLQMCGRIWQDLWRSLREITRVGAPAAFSNAINPAGMALVTAAVATLGDAAVAGFGAATRVQSLAIVVLLALSAGIGPVVGQNWGAGKETRAQSAVVQAWAFCLVYGLALGAVLSLGGGWIASAIAEDAEAADYTRRYLQIVGWSLFGYGILVTANAAMNARSKALHSMGLSLGRITLVYVPLAWLGVWTFGYGGILAAAVAANLGAVAGAVWAARRTGLWPQDTRITRHIAA, from the coding sequence ATGGCACGGTCTGATCTGACCGAAGGGCCGGTCTGGCGCGCGCTGGCGCGGGTCTCGGCGCCGATGTCGCTGGGCATTCTGGCCGTTTTGTCGATCGGATTGGCCGATGCGTATTTCCTGGGCCAGCTGGGCGGCGCGCCGCTGGCGGCAGTGGGGTTCATCTATCCGGTCACAACGGCGCTGGCCTCCCTGGCAATCGGTCTGTCAGCAGGCGCAAACGCCGCCGTCTCCCAGGCCCTGGGCCGCGAGGATGAGGACAGCGCGGTGGCGCGGATGTCGCTGCATGCGGCTGGACTCGGCCTGCTGTTGTCGGTGCTGGTGGCGCTGGCCTTTTTCGCACTGCACGGGCAGATCTTTGGCCTGATGGGTGCCCGCGGCGAGGTGATGGCGGAGATTTCCGCCTATGTCCCGCTTTGGGCGCTGTCTTTCCCGTTCCTGGTGCTGATGATGCTGGTCAACGCACTGTTCCGGGCGCATGGCAATGCGGTGCATGCCTCGCTGTTCATGATGCTTGCGGCGGCTGTGAACATCGCACTCAATCCGCTGTTTATCTTCGGCTGGGGGCCGGTGCCCGCGATGGAGACCGGCGGCGCGGCGCTGGCGACGCTGGCCGGGCGGGTGGCCGCGGCGGCCGGCGCCATCGCCTTTGCTGTGCATGCTGGGTATCTGCAGATGTGCGGCCGGATCTGGCAGGATCTGTGGCGCAGCCTGCGCGAAATCACCAGGGTTGGCGCGCCAGCTGCGTTTTCCAATGCGATCAACCCGGCGGGCATGGCGCTGGTCACCGCTGCGGTGGCCACGCTGGGCGATGCCGCGGTCGCCGGTTTCGGCGCTGCAACGCGGGTGCAGTCGCTGGCGATTGTGGTGCTGCTGGCGCTGTCTGCCGGGATCGGCCCGGTGGTCGGCCAGAACTGGGGCGCGGGCAAGGAAACCCGGGCGCAATCCGCGGTGGTGCAGGCCTGGGCGTTCTGCCTGGTGTACGGCCTGGCCCTGGGCGCGGTGCTGAGCCTGGGCGGCGGCTGGATCGCCTCTGCCATTGCCGAGGACGCGGAGGCGGCGGACTACACGCGCCGCTATCTGCAGATCGTCGGCTGGAGCCTGTTCGGCTATGGCATCCTGGTGACCGCAAACGCCGCAATGAACGCGCGCTCCAAGGCGCTGCATTCGATGGGGCTGAGCCTGGGGCGGATCACGCTGGTCTATGTACCGCTGGCCTGGCTTGGCGTCTGGACCTTTGGCTATGGCGGGATCCTGGCGGCGGCGGTTGCGGCCAACCTGGGCGCTGTCGCCGGGGCCGTCTGGGCCGCGCGGCGCACGGGGCTGTGGCCGCAGGACACCCGCATCACCCGGCACATCGCGGCGTGA
- a CDS encoding glucokinase yields the protein MGGTNTRLGLAEGGALLADTVQSFRNEAYAGFTEVMDQYLQNAAPGGVAEVATAIAGPVTGTTARLTNRDWHFDAAALSRHLNGARVHLLNDLAALGQACPHLAADCLDTVIAPADDAGGDGQRLVAGIGTGFNLSPVLQAGGQVQCLNVEYGHVSLPLDVAELLRSRIGDAAAEFRTVEHLFSGRGYAAVRAHFADDGAGTQAFQGLYADLLSLLARNLVLAFLPAQGIYFAGAVARSLLSSPARQVFADAFRQPFALDTGIEAPVYVILDDAAALKGCAAVTVSG from the coding sequence GTGGGCGGCACCAATACGCGGCTGGGGCTGGCCGAGGGCGGCGCGCTGCTGGCGGACACGGTGCAAAGCTTTCGCAACGAGGCCTATGCCGGCTTTACGGAAGTGATGGACCAGTACCTGCAAAACGCCGCGCCCGGCGGCGTGGCGGAGGTGGCAACTGCCATTGCCGGGCCGGTCACCGGCACCACCGCGCGGCTCACCAACCGGGACTGGCATTTCGACGCCGCGGCGCTGTCGCGGCATCTGAATGGCGCGCGCGTGCATCTGCTCAATGACCTCGCAGCGCTGGGGCAGGCGTGCCCGCATCTGGCGGCAGACTGCCTGGATACGGTGATCGCGCCCGCGGATGATGCAGGCGGCGACGGCCAGCGGCTGGTGGCGGGCATCGGCACCGGCTTCAACCTGTCACCGGTGCTGCAGGCGGGCGGGCAGGTGCAGTGCCTGAACGTGGAATACGGCCATGTCAGCCTGCCGCTGGACGTGGCGGAGCTTCTGCGCAGCCGGATCGGCGATGCAGCGGCAGAATTCCGCACGGTGGAGCATCTGTTCTCCGGCCGCGGGTATGCAGCCGTGCGCGCGCATTTTGCGGACGATGGCGCCGGCACGCAGGCGTTTCAAGGCCTTTATGCGGACTTGCTGTCGCTACTGGCGCGCAATTTGGTGCTGGCGTTTCTGCCCGCACAAGGGATTTATTTTGCCGGCGCGGTGGCGCGCAGCCTGCTGTCCTCCCCGGCGCGGCAGGTGTTTGCCGACGCTTTCCGCCAGCCCTTTGCGCTTGATACCGGGATAGAGGCGCCGGTTTATGTCATCCTCGACGACGCAGCGGCGCTGAAGGGCTGCGCCGCCGTCACCGTCAGCGGCTGA
- a CDS encoding ABC transporter ATP-binding protein yields the protein MAPILDITNLRKNYGATEILKDINVSIEPGDFLVLVGPSGCGKSTLLNCIAGLEPISGGRIEIGGRDMTHVSPKDRDIAMVFQSYALYPTMTVAKNITFGMKVRGADAATQARKLKEVAAQLQIESLLDRRPGQLSGGQRQRVAMGRALVRDPKLFLFDEPLSNLDAKLRVEMRTEIKKLHHNLGATMVYVTHDQIEAMTLATKIVVMKGGVVQQIGSPAEIYNKPANLFVADFMGSPAMNLIPARAQANGDGTRIEMDCGGSAPIVLKDSRATGLPQDVILGVRPEDIAEAGFRAGEGVQEAACMIDMVEPAGADTYVVSNLGGKQVTARLHAETRAQPGQMLDLAFDLSKVSYFSPATGERLN from the coding sequence ATGGCTCCCATTCTGGACATCACCAACCTGCGCAAGAACTACGGCGCAACCGAGATCCTGAAGGACATCAACGTCAGCATTGAGCCGGGCGACTTCCTGGTGCTGGTCGGCCCTTCGGGCTGCGGCAAGTCCACGCTGCTGAACTGCATCGCGGGGCTGGAGCCGATCTCCGGCGGGCGGATCGAGATCGGCGGCCGCGACATGACCCATGTCAGCCCCAAGGACCGCGACATCGCCATGGTGTTCCAGTCCTATGCGCTCTACCCGACGATGACGGTTGCCAAGAACATCACCTTCGGCATGAAGGTGCGCGGCGCCGATGCTGCCACACAGGCGCGCAAGCTGAAGGAGGTCGCAGCGCAGCTGCAGATCGAGTCGCTCTTGGACCGCCGCCCCGGCCAGCTCTCTGGCGGCCAGCGCCAGCGGGTGGCGATGGGCCGGGCGCTGGTGCGCGACCCCAAGCTGTTCCTGTTCGACGAGCCGCTGTCGAACCTCGACGCCAAGCTGCGGGTCGAGATGCGGACCGAGATCAAAAAGCTGCACCACAACCTCGGCGCCACCATGGTCTATGTCACCCACGACCAGATCGAGGCGATGACGCTGGCGACGAAAATCGTGGTCATGAAGGGCGGCGTGGTGCAGCAGATCGGCTCGCCCGCTGAGATCTACAACAAGCCCGCCAACCTGTTTGTGGCCGACTTCATGGGCAGCCCAGCGATGAACCTGATCCCGGCGCGCGCTCAGGCGAACGGCGACGGCACGCGGATCGAGATGGACTGCGGCGGCAGCGCCCCCATAGTCCTGAAGGACAGCCGCGCCACCGGCCTGCCGCAGGACGTGATCCTGGGCGTGCGCCCGGAGGACATCGCCGAGGCGGGCTTCCGCGCTGGCGAAGGCGTGCAGGAGGCCGCCTGCATGATCGACATGGTGGAGCCTGCCGGCGCCGATACCTATGTGGTCTCAAACCTGGGCGGCAAACAGGTCACGGCGCGGCTGCACGCAGAAACCCGGGCGCAGCCGGGGCAGATGCTGGATCTGGCCTTTGATCTTTCCAAGGTTTCCTACTTCTCGCCCGCGACCGGCGAGCGGCTGAATTGA
- a CDS encoding carbohydrate ABC transporter permease → MTDLTLDPARPATRNWSRIGLRWLLFSLLGLFALFYLMPLFVMITTSLKSLEEIRTGSLIAFPREVTFDAWRTAWSEACTGIQCEGLRPFFWNSVVIAVPAVAISTMLGAANGYVIAQWRFRGANLIFSLMLFGCFIPFQVVLLPMARMLGLMGLAGSIPGLIFVHVIYGIGFTTLFFRNFYVTIPQDLVKAAKVDGAGFFRIFWSIFLPLSLPIIVVTVIWQFTQIWNDFLFGVSFSQAGTQPVTVALNNIVNSTTGVKEYNVDMAAAIIAALPTLLVYAVAGKYFIRGLTAGSVKG, encoded by the coding sequence ATGACTGATCTGACCCTGGACCCCGCCCGCCCCGCGACCCGCAACTGGAGCCGCATCGGCTTGCGCTGGCTCCTGTTCTCCCTGCTGGGCCTGTTTGCCCTGTTCTACCTGATGCCGCTCTTTGTGATGATCACCACCTCGCTGAAAAGCCTGGAGGAAATCCGCACCGGCAGCCTGATCGCCTTCCCGCGCGAGGTCACATTCGACGCCTGGCGCACCGCCTGGTCGGAGGCCTGCACCGGCATCCAATGCGAGGGCCTGCGCCCGTTCTTCTGGAACTCCGTGGTGATCGCGGTGCCGGCGGTGGCAATCTCCACCATGCTGGGCGCGGCCAATGGCTATGTCATCGCGCAATGGCGGTTCCGCGGCGCCAACCTGATCTTCTCGCTGATGCTGTTCGGCTGCTTCATACCGTTCCAGGTGGTGCTGCTGCCGATGGCGCGGATGCTGGGGCTGATGGGGCTGGCGGGCAGCATTCCGGGGCTGATCTTTGTGCATGTGATCTATGGCATCGGCTTCACCACGCTGTTCTTCCGCAACTTCTATGTCACCATCCCGCAGGATCTGGTGAAGGCGGCCAAGGTGGACGGCGCGGGGTTCTTCCGCATCTTCTGGTCGATCTTCCTGCCGCTGTCGCTGCCGATCATCGTTGTCACCGTCATCTGGCAGTTCACCCAGATCTGGAACGACTTCCTGTTCGGCGTCTCCTTCAGCCAGGCGGGCACCCAGCCGGTGACCGTGGCACTGAACAACATCGTCAACTCGACCACCGGCGTGAAGGAATACAACGTCGATATGGCCGCCGCGATCATCGCCGCGCTGCCAACACTGCTGGTCTATGCCGTCGCCGGCAAATACTTCATCCGCGGCCTGACCGCTGGATCTGTGAAAGGGTAA
- a CDS encoding carbohydrate ABC transporter permease, whose amino-acid sequence MTGWLERHIPKMVLAPSFAAVLVFVYGFIIWTAWVSLTRSRLLPKYEIEGFIQYERLFNAPRWDTAMSNLFVFGTLFIVISMVLGLMLAILLDQKIRTEGVLRTIYLYPMALSLIVTGTAWKWIMNPGLGIEAMVRGWGFESFTFDWVINPDKAIYAVVIAGVWQASGFVMALFLAGLRGVDGEIIKAAQVDGIPAWRIYTAIIIPSMAPIFLSAFIVLAHLAIKSFDLVIALTGGGPGYATDLPATYMYTMAFSRGDIGQAASSAMVMMGVVFAIIVPYLYSELRAKHD is encoded by the coding sequence ATGACTGGATGGCTTGAACGTCATATTCCGAAGATGGTGCTGGCACCGTCCTTCGCCGCGGTGCTGGTGTTCGTCTACGGATTCATCATCTGGACTGCTTGGGTGTCGCTGACCCGCTCCCGCCTGCTGCCGAAATACGAGATCGAAGGCTTCATCCAGTATGAGCGCCTGTTCAACGCGCCGCGCTGGGACACGGCGATGTCGAACCTGTTCGTGTTCGGCACCCTGTTTATCGTGATCTCGATGGTCCTCGGCCTGATGCTGGCGATCCTGCTGGACCAGAAGATCCGCACCGAGGGCGTGCTGCGCACCATTTACCTGTATCCGATGGCGCTGTCGCTGATCGTTACCGGCACCGCGTGGAAGTGGATCATGAACCCCGGACTGGGCATTGAGGCCATGGTCCGCGGCTGGGGGTTTGAAAGCTTCACCTTCGACTGGGTAATCAACCCGGATAAGGCGATCTATGCGGTGGTGATCGCCGGTGTCTGGCAGGCGTCCGGTTTTGTGATGGCGCTGTTCCTGGCTGGTTTGCGCGGTGTCGATGGCGAGATCATCAAGGCCGCGCAGGTCGATGGTATCCCCGCCTGGCGGATCTATACCGCGATCATTATCCCCTCGATGGCGCCGATCTTCCTGTCTGCCTTTATCGTGCTGGCGCATCTGGCGATCAAGAGCTTCGACCTGGTGATTGCCCTCACTGGCGGCGGCCCCGGCTATGCCACCGATCTGCCCGCCACCTACATGTACACGATGGCGTTTTCCCGCGGCGACATCGGCCAGGCGGCCAGCTCTGCCATGGTGATGATGGGTGTCGTCTTTGCGATCATCGTTCCCTACCTCTACTCCGAGCTGAGGGCCAAACATGACTGA